A region of Arabidopsis thaliana chromosome 5, partial sequence DNA encodes the following proteins:
- a CDS encoding basic helix-loop-helix (bHLH) DNA-binding superfamily protein, giving the protein MMFQQDYPHGFSLVETSLSYEMLDYFQNIVVSNSEDVASQQNSISSSSYSSATLSCSITEQKSHLTEKLSPLRERYGCGDFLSRKRRRRSEKTIVDKENQRMNHIAVERNRRKQMNHFLSILKSMMPLSYSQPNDQASIIEGTISYLKKLEQRLQSLEAQLKATKLNQSPNIFSDFFMFPQYSTATATATATASSSSSSHHHHKRLEVVADVEVTMVERHANIKVLTKTQPRLLFKIINEFNSLGLSTLHLNLTTSKDMSLFTFSVKVIYSLPLLF; this is encoded by the exons ATGATGTTCCAACAAGATTACCCTCATGGCTTTTCACTCGTGGAAACATCCTTAAGTTACGAAATGTTGGATTACTTTCAAAACATCGTCGTTTCGAACTCTGAAGACGTGGCGTCACAGCAAAATTCCATTTCGTCCTCTTCTTATTCATCAGCGACACTCTCCTGCTCCATAACAGAGCAAAAATCTCACTTAACTGAAAAGTTATCTCCTCTACGAGAAAGATATGGTTGCGGTGACTTTCTGTCGCggaagaggagaaggagaagtgaAAAAACGATTGTAGATAAAGAGAATCAAAGGATGAATCACATTGCCGTCGAGCGTAACCGGAGAAAACAGATGAATCATTTTCTGTCTATCCTCAAGTCTATGATGCCTCTCTCTTATTCTCAACCT AATGACCAAGCATCAATCATAGAAGGGACCATTAGCTATCTGAAGAAGCTAGAACAACGTCTCCAATCTCTCGAAGCCCAATTAAAAGCTACTAAACTCAATCAATCACCAAATATATTTTCCGACTTCTTCATGTTCCCTCAATACTCCACCGCCACTGCCACTGCCACCGCCACTGCCTCCTCATCCTCCTCGAGCCACCACCATCACAAGCGACTAGAGGTGGTTGCTGACGTGGAGGTTACAATGGTAGAAAGACATGCCAACATTAAAGTGTTAACGAAGACACAGCCAAGATTGCTCTTCAAGATTATCAATGAGTTTAACTCTTTAGGTTTAAGTACTCTTCATCTCAACCTCACAACTTCCAAAGACATGTCTCTCTTCACTTTTAGCGTCAAGGTAATctattctcttcctctcttgtTTTAG
- the AGL78 gene encoding AGAMOUS-like 78 (AGAMOUS-like 78 (AGL78); FUNCTIONS IN: sequence-specific DNA binding transcription factor activity; INVOLVED IN: regulation of transcription, DNA-dependent; LOCATED IN: nucleus; EXPRESSED IN: central cell, sperm cell; CONTAINS InterPro DOMAIN/s: Transcription factor, MADS-box (InterPro:IPR002100); BEST Arabidopsis thaliana protein match is: AGAMOUS-like 52 (TAIR:AT4G11250.1); Has 1807 Blast hits to 1807 proteins in 277 species: Archae - 0; Bacteria - 0; Metazoa - 736; Fungi - 347; Plants - 385; Viruses - 0; Other Eukaryotes - 339 (source: NCBI BLink).): protein MKQASSSSSSRNSTSLTNRLKTIFKKAEELSILCAIEVCVIYYGPDGELRTWPKERETVKDMALRYKEARKRKKSRNLHEFLEKEKDKDKGKTNLKKNWYPNFDHYSPQQLSQLIQSLERTLSTLQERLRIVEAQKLQNTNLVHQSLTPSYLNQTQHLNPSKFSLFMYNHGDATLSQLPLSAPHSNQLINYQNHLMQHGFGQNMCSDNITNNNFEHPGVSNTQDYSPLLSVQASAVNNYGLNNHLMQQQDQLHGFDQNMCMVSEIINNNNGLQHPNLSNTVPHEFSSDFNQNPYGNAVGNISFSQDMFSSYDASSLLQTSSLPPLHNIPSSYCFPGNSRLL from the coding sequence ATGaagcaagcttcttcttcttcttcgtcacgTAATTCAACAAGTTTAACAAATAGACTTAAAACCATCTTCAAGAAAGCTGAAGAGCTTTCGATTCTCTGTGCTATTGAGGTTTGCGTCATCTATTACGGACCAGACGGTGAACTGAGAACATGGCCTAAGGAGAGAGAGACAGTGAAAGACATGGCTTTGAGGTATAAAGAGGCCAGAAAACGCAAGAAGAGCCGCAATCTTCATGAGTTCCtcgagaaggagaaggacaAGGACAAGGGGAAGacgaatttgaagaagaattgGTATCCAAACTTTGATCATTACTCTCCTCAACAACTCTCTCAATTGATTCAGTCCTTAGAACGGACTCTTTCTACTCTGCAAGAAAGGCTTCGTATTGTTGAGGCGCAGAAACTACAGAACACAAACTTGGTGCATCAGAGTTTAACACCATCGTATCTGAACCAGACCCAACACTTGAATCCTAGCAAGTTCTCGCTGTTTATGTACAACCATGGAGATGCTACTCTCTCACAACTCCCACTGTCTGCTCCACACTCCAATCAACTCATCAATTACCAGAATCACTTGATGCAGCATGGTTTTGGTCAGAACATGTGTTCGGACAACATcaccaacaacaactttgaaCATCCTGGCGTGTCAAACACACAAGACTACTCACCGTTACTTTCGGTACAAGCATCTGCAGTGAATAACTACGGGTTGAATAATCACTTGATGCAGCAACAGGATCAGCTTCATGGTTTTGATCAGAACATGTGTATGGTGAGTgaaatcatcaacaacaacaacggtCTACAACATCCTAATCTCTCAAACACGGTTCCACATGAATTCTCTTCTGATTTCAACCAGAACCCTTATGGTAATGCGGTCGGTAACATTAGCTTCTCTCAAGACATGTTTTCAAGCTATGATGCGAGCAGTCTGCTACAGACATCTTCTCTGCCACCTCTCCACAACATTCCTAGCAGTTATTGTTTTCCTGGCAACTCAAGACTTCTCTGA
- a CDS encoding MIZU-KUSSEI-like protein (Protein of unknown function, DUF617) (Protein of unknown function, DUF617; CONTAINS InterPro DOMAIN/s: Protein of unknown function DUF617, plant (InterPro:IPR006460); BEST Arabidopsis thaliana protein match is: Protein of unknown function, DUF617 (TAIR:AT2G22460.1); Has 1807 Blast hits to 1807 proteins in 277 species: Archae - 0; Bacteria - 0; Metazoa - 736; Fungi - 347; Plants - 385; Viruses - 0; Other Eukaryotes - 339 (source: NCBI BLink).): MSAFPTNPYRRRLASTTTSATVAVDCHKQVRSWRLLRTIAQLLIPSCYCTIVDPNDSQEDKLSHRQIKPRTSSASSTATNSTFTGTIFGFRRGKVNFCIQATNSKTLNPIIVLLELTVPTEVLAREMQGGVLRIALESNNNDGYDSHEDSSSSLLTTPLWNMYCNGRKVGFAIKREPSKSELAALKVLTPVAEGAGVVNGEEINREKSDHMMYLRASFKRVFGSFDSESFHLVDPRGIIGQELSIFFSRSSKR, translated from the coding sequence atgtcCGCCTTCCCCACAAACCCTTACCGTCGCCGCCTAGCTTCAACCACCACAAGCGCAACGGTAGCCGTAGACTGCCATAAACAAGTTCGTTCATGGCGGCTCCTTCGCACCATCGCCCAACTTCTCATCCCATCTTGTTACTGCACAATCGTCGATCCAAATGATAGTCAAGAAGACAAATTATCTCACCGCCAAATTAAACCAAGAACCTCTTCCGCCTCCTCAACCGCCACAAACTCCACTTTTACCGGAACCATATTCGGTTTCCGTCGTGGCAAAGTAAACTTCTGCATCCAAGCAACAAactccaaaaccctaaacccaatCATTGTCCTCTTAGAGCTCACTGTCCCTACCGAGGTATTAGCCCGCGAAATGCAAGGAGGCGTGCTCAGGATCGCTCTCGAATCAAACAATAACGACGGATATGATTCACATGAAgattcttcctcttcacttCTTACAACACCTTTATGGAACATGTATTGCAACGGTCGGAAAGTTGGATTCGCCATCAAACGAGAGCCTTCGAAGTCTGAGCTAGCTGCGTTGAAGGTGCTTACTCCGGTGGCTGAAGGAGCCGGAGTTGTTAACGGAGAAGAGATAAACCGAGAGAAAAGTGATCATATGATGTACTTAAGAGCGAGTTTCAAACGAGTTTTTGGTTCGTTTGATTCGGAATCTTTCCATCTCGTTGACCCACGTGGGATTATCGGTCAAGAACTAAGTATCTTCTTTTCTAGATCGTCAAAAAGATGA